From the Alkalibacter rhizosphaerae genome, one window contains:
- the srlE gene encoding PTS glucitol/sorbitol transporter subunit IIB — MAYNAIRLEKGKAGWGGPLVIKPDEKRNVVLSVTGGGIDPVSQRIAELSGARVVDGFATTVADEEVFVAVVDCGGTARCGVYPKKGVYTVNLTPVGQSGPLAQYIKEDIYVSGVKVENVTLADEGATVSQAAKATEDAPKAAASAAAGNQKKSGLIVRLGKSVGGVVNKFFSAGKQTVQMVINNILPFMAFVSMLIGIISESGIGNIIAQAIAPISGSLIGLLIVCIVCALPFLSPILGPGAVIAQVVGVFLGVEIGKGNIPPQYALPALFAINPQVGCDFVPVGLSLGEATPETVEIGVPAVLFSRLITGPISVVIAFLFSFGLF, encoded by the coding sequence ATGGCTTATAATGCAATTCGACTTGAAAAAGGAAAAGCTGGTTGGGGTGGCCCGTTGGTCATCAAACCTGATGAAAAAAGAAATGTAGTATTGTCCGTCACCGGAGGAGGCATCGACCCAGTATCGCAAAGAATCGCAGAGCTTTCTGGTGCCAGAGTCGTGGATGGTTTCGCTACCACTGTAGCGGATGAAGAAGTGTTTGTTGCCGTTGTAGACTGTGGCGGCACCGCCCGTTGTGGTGTTTATCCCAAAAAAGGCGTGTACACCGTCAACTTGACGCCCGTAGGCCAATCTGGACCGCTGGCGCAATACATCAAGGAAGACATTTACGTATCCGGAGTCAAAGTGGAAAACGTAACATTGGCAGACGAAGGAGCAACCGTCAGTCAAGCAGCGAAGGCAACGGAAGATGCACCGAAAGCCGCTGCATCCGCGGCTGCAGGCAATCAAAAGAAAAGCGGTCTGATCGTACGACTGGGTAAATCTGTTGGAGGCGTTGTAAACAAGTTCTTCTCAGCAGGAAAGCAAACGGTTCAAATGGTCATCAACAACATTCTGCCTTTCATGGCATTCGTATCCATGTTGATCGGTATCATTTCCGAGTCTGGTATCGGTAATATCATTGCACAAGCCATTGCTCCTATATCAGGAAGTCTGATAGGACTGTTGATCGTTTGTATTGTCTGCGCATTGCCGTTCCTGTCGCCGATCTTGGGACCAGGTGCTGTAATCGCACAGGTAGTCGGCGTGTTCTTGGGCGTTGAAATTGGAAAAGGAAACATTCCTCCTCAATACGCTTTGCCGGCATTGTTTGCCATCAACCCGCAAGTTGGTTGCGACTTTGTACCTGTAGGTTTGAGTTTGGGAGAAGCAACTCCTGAAACCGTTGAAATCGGAGTTCCGGCCGTATTGTTCTCCCGATTGATCACCGGACCAATTTCCGTAGTGATCGCATTTTTGTTCAGCTTTGGATTGTTTTAA
- a CDS encoding HAD-IIA family hydrolase: MNLKNVECFLLDMDGTIYLGNELIPGAKEFLHRIKAEGKSYLFLTNNSSKDKEAYVRKLSNMGIEATLDDVFSSGDATIHYLKKHTDHKHLFLLGTPALEQSFRKAGFKVYNERNENVECVVLGFDTTLTYDKLWAACDYVRELPYIATHPDFNCPLEGGKFMPDIGAMIAFIKAATEKEPVVIGKPKTHMLDAILEIYGLDKTTVAMVGDRLYTDIKMGEDLGITSVLVLSGETSMEDYQASPIQADFIFDSVDEMKDQI; encoded by the coding sequence GTGAATTTAAAAAACGTGGAATGCTTTCTTTTGGACATGGACGGAACCATTTATCTTGGAAATGAACTCATACCAGGGGCAAAAGAATTTTTACATAGAATCAAGGCAGAAGGAAAAAGTTATTTGTTTCTTACGAACAATTCCTCCAAAGACAAGGAGGCATATGTAAGAAAACTTTCCAACATGGGTATTGAAGCCACATTAGATGATGTTTTTTCTTCCGGAGACGCTACCATTCACTACTTGAAAAAACATACGGATCACAAGCACTTGTTTTTGCTTGGGACCCCAGCCCTGGAACAGTCTTTTCGGAAAGCGGGTTTTAAAGTATACAATGAAAGAAACGAAAATGTGGAATGTGTTGTCCTTGGATTCGATACGACCCTGACCTACGACAAACTTTGGGCAGCTTGCGATTACGTCCGGGAACTTCCCTACATCGCTACTCATCCGGACTTCAACTGTCCATTGGAAGGGGGCAAGTTCATGCCGGACATCGGTGCCATGATCGCGTTTATAAAAGCAGCTACGGAGAAGGAACCCGTTGTGATCGGGAAGCCCAAAACCCACATGTTGGATGCCATTTTGGAGATCTACGGATTGGACAAAACGACGGTGGCCATGGTGGGAGATCGGCTCTACACGGATATAAAAATGGGAGAAGACCTGGGTATCACCTCTGTTTTGGTGTTGTCCGGAGAAACCTCCATGGAAGATTACCAGGCGTCGCCGATCCAGGCGGATTTCATCTTTGATTCTGTGGATGAAATGAAAGATCAAATCTAG
- a CDS encoding transcriptional regulator GutM, producing MDNMVKLVFVFFGMMVVQGGMTFFQIKNYQKNAKEIRMIGDMLVGQAKGGFKPGCIVMMALDPDGNILETRCMLGRTVLHKFKVIHDFDGRNVFETDPWVKKIKSEQLKKAVKTAITTMMEQLEAKKLADLEALEDETSTDSVTE from the coding sequence ATGGATAATATGGTAAAACTGGTATTTGTCTTTTTCGGAATGATGGTCGTTCAAGGCGGCATGACTTTTTTTCAGATAAAAAACTATCAAAAGAACGCCAAAGAAATACGGATGATCGGCGACATGCTGGTCGGCCAGGCCAAGGGTGGTTTCAAACCTGGCTGTATCGTCATGATGGCCCTGGATCCGGACGGGAACATTTTGGAAACCCGTTGCATGTTGGGAAGGACCGTCTTGCACAAATTCAAGGTGATCCATGATTTTGATGGAAGAAATGTTTTTGAGACAGATCCCTGGGTAAAAAAAATCAAGAGCGAGCAATTGAAAAAAGCGGTCAAGACCGCCATTACCACTATGATGGAACAATTGGAAGCAAAAAAACTGGCAGACTTGGAAGCATTAGAAGATGAAACATCAACAGATTCCGTTACTGAATAA
- a CDS encoding PTS glucitol/sorbitol transporter subunit IIA translates to MKYNVKVTGFGDMALDFLSENMLIIFNENAPAELKEISVWHEISELASEVQVGDLMDIAGKEYFVTAVGDEANHTLKTMGHCSLRFDGAEEPQLPGTVHLKGDGVPEIEIGSSIIIF, encoded by the coding sequence ATGAAGTACAATGTAAAAGTCACCGGATTCGGAGACATGGCGTTGGATTTCTTGTCGGAAAACATGCTCATCATATTTAATGAGAACGCCCCGGCGGAATTGAAGGAGATTTCTGTATGGCATGAAATTTCGGAGTTGGCTTCGGAAGTACAAGTTGGAGATTTGATGGATATTGCCGGCAAGGAATATTTTGTCACTGCTGTCGGAGATGAAGCAAATCACACACTAAAAACCATGGGACATTGTTCCCTGCGTTTTGACGGAGCAGAAGAACCTCAATTGCCGGGAACGGTTCATTTGAAAGGTGACGGAGTACCGGAAATCGAGATCGGATCGAGTATCATTATCTTTTAA
- a CDS encoding NAD(P)H-dependent oxidoreductase, whose amino-acid sequence MLNLNRKLRALEEAGKPIKLGLVGAGQMGKGMVSQIMKMKGMIPAIVVDINVDNAIESYTLTGIARDEIVVTDLLSEANVAMEQGKYVASANADIPAAANLTDVVVDATGVPDVGAKIAIDAIMNKKHVVMLNVETDVVIGAYLKKMADNAGVIYTGSAGDEPGAVMELYDFADGMGMDIVAIGKGKNNPVVAGCNPDTVREQAINSGVSPKMLTAFKDGTKTMVEMTAMANATGYLPDVRGGHGPSAVVNELPGIFQLKENGGILSSTKIVDYVNGVAPGVFVIVTTDLPQIHHEMQYLSMGPGPNYVLFRPYHLTSLETPLSAARAVIYNEPTIVPLPGKPVAETITVVKKDLAAGDMLDGIGGFTVFGTFEEYETAKAERAVPLGLITKNTKLLKPKKTGEIITYDDIELDKTTLIYKLRELQETLIG is encoded by the coding sequence ATGTTGAATTTGAATCGCAAATTGAGAGCGTTGGAAGAAGCAGGAAAGCCGATCAAACTGGGTTTGGTGGGAGCAGGGCAAATGGGAAAGGGCATGGTCAGCCAAATCATGAAAATGAAAGGCATGATCCCGGCCATCGTTGTTGACATCAATGTGGATAACGCCATTGAGTCCTACACACTGACCGGTATCGCCAGAGACGAGATCGTGGTCACCGACCTGTTGTCGGAAGCAAATGTTGCCATGGAACAAGGCAAATACGTGGCATCCGCCAATGCAGATATCCCTGCAGCAGCAAACTTGACGGATGTCGTTGTGGATGCGACTGGCGTACCGGATGTTGGCGCAAAGATCGCCATTGATGCCATCATGAACAAAAAGCATGTCGTTATGCTTAATGTGGAAACGGACGTGGTTATTGGCGCTTATTTGAAAAAAATGGCGGATAATGCAGGCGTCATATATACCGGATCTGCCGGAGACGAGCCTGGTGCCGTTATGGAACTGTATGATTTTGCCGATGGAATGGGAATGGACATCGTCGCCATCGGAAAAGGCAAAAACAACCCGGTCGTAGCCGGATGCAACCCGGATACCGTACGGGAGCAAGCCATCAACAGCGGCGTTAGCCCCAAAATGCTTACTGCATTCAAAGATGGCACGAAAACAATGGTGGAAATGACCGCCATGGCTAATGCCACTGGATATCTCCCGGATGTTCGAGGCGGACACGGACCATCTGCTGTCGTCAATGAATTGCCAGGGATTTTCCAACTGAAAGAAAACGGAGGGATCTTGAGCAGTACAAAGATCGTTGATTACGTCAACGGAGTTGCACCTGGAGTATTTGTCATCGTTACGACAGATCTTCCCCAGATCCACCATGAAATGCAATATTTGAGCATGGGACCGGGACCGAATTATGTCTTGTTCCGACCATATCATCTGACCAGCCTGGAAACTCCCTTGTCTGCTGCAAGAGCAGTCATCTACAATGAGCCCACCATCGTTCCATTGCCTGGAAAACCGGTGGCAGAGACCATCACCGTTGTGAAGAAAGACCTGGCCGCTGGAGACATGCTGGATGGCATCGGAGGATTTACAGTGTTTGGCACATTCGAAGAGTATGAAACGGCAAAAGCAGAAAGAGCGGTTCCATTGGGACTGATCACAAAGAATACCAAATTGCTCAAACCGAAGAAGACAGGCGAGATCATTACTTATGATGATATCGAACTGGACAAGACAACACTGATCTACAAACTTCGTGAATTGCAGGAAACATTGATCGGATAA
- the srlA gene encoding PTS glucitol/sorbitol transporter subunit IIC has protein sequence MDFLAGLAEGFIGLFNAGGATFMGLVTGIIPTLVVLITFVNSIIMIVGEEKVERFAKKMTGNFFTRYTVFPFLAVFFLTNPMAYTFGKFLEEKYKPAFYDAAVSFVHPITGLFPHANAGELFVWLGISQGITQLGLGISELAVRYLIVGLIVILIRGIVTERITIMMMSRREAE, from the coding sequence ATGGATTTTTTAGCTGGTTTAGCTGAAGGTTTTATCGGTTTGTTCAATGCCGGTGGAGCTACCTTCATGGGATTGGTCACAGGAATCATTCCGACTTTGGTCGTGTTGATCACCTTCGTCAATTCCATCATCATGATCGTTGGGGAGGAGAAGGTCGAGCGCTTTGCCAAGAAAATGACGGGCAATTTCTTTACAAGATACACCGTCTTCCCGTTTCTTGCTGTGTTCTTTCTGACCAACCCGATGGCTTACACTTTCGGGAAGTTTTTGGAGGAAAAATACAAGCCTGCATTCTATGATGCTGCTGTATCTTTCGTACATCCGATCACCGGATTGTTCCCCCATGCCAATGCAGGGGAGTTGTTCGTATGGTTGGGTATTTCTCAAGGGATCACTCAATTGGGACTGGGGATCTCCGAGTTGGCGGTTCGATATCTGATCGTAGGACTTATCGTAATACTCATTCGCGGTATCGTAACTGAGAGAATCACCATCATGATGATGTCCAGAAGGGAGGCGGAATAA
- a CDS encoding 2-hydroxyacyl-CoA dehydratase: MSKNSYFNMGLDVGSTTVKLVILDKGKIIYSTYKRHLSNIKSTIKDIIEEAHDQVGDISIKASITGSGGLSVSKWLGVKFVQEVIASTLAVETTIPDTDVVIELGGEDAKITFFGTSIEQRMNGTCAGGTGAFIDQMASLLECDAAGLNTLAKDYGVLYPIASRCGVFAKTDVQPLLNEGAKKEDIAASVFQAVVNQTISGLACGKPIKGNIAFLGGPLYFLSELRQRFIETLDLSEDQIRFPDNSQLFVALGAAYDSEENTEIVSFEGLLEKTRQMGDLQLKEVHRMPPLFADDLELEEFRARHRKEQVKRQELSSYQGKAFLGIDAGSTTSKAALIGEDGQILYTYYSGNQGSPLNQARTILAEVYDLLPVDVQIVHSAVTGYGEALIKSALKLDVGEIETMAHYKGAKYFQPEVDFILDIGGQDMKCMKIVDGVIDNIVLNEACSSGCGSFLETFAKSLGMNVEEFAEAALTAAQPVDLGTRCTVFMNSRVKQAQKEGATVGEISAGLSYSVIKNALQKVIKIRNVDELGDKIVVQGGTFYSDAVLRAMELVSERTVIRPDISGIMGAFGAALIAMERYEGTGVSTMLSAEELKDFTVDISFGRCKRCTNNCLLTINKFQDGHRFISGNRCEKGLGIIGESKKITLPDMYEYKINKLSSYDKLPPLENAVGTVGIPRALNMYENFPFWVTFFRSLGYNVKASPHSSKEIFEMGMDTIPSESVCYPAKLVHGHIASLLKDDLDMVFYPCIPYEEKEFEGADNSYSCPIVTSYPETIKHNMDAIKTSKSEYVNFFVTLENKEQANKKLIREFVGRGFTEELVTKACKQAWEERENFRKDIQKKGEETLEFIKEHQLKGIVLAGRPYHVDPEIHHGIPDLIKDLGMAVLTEDSVSHLGVIKDSLRVLDQWKYHTRLYAAAEFASRNENLEFVQLTSFGCGIDAVTSDQAQELLKEKGRIYTLVKIDEGNNLGAIRIRLRSLKAAMDDRFNNNYVLKEQPRVIQYPEFTKQMRKDHVILIPQMSPIHFEFIEDAMGKSGYRVEVLPEVDNRAIDEGLKSVNNDACYPTILVVGQMMNALKSGKYDLNNVSLVMSQTGGPCRASNYVGILRKALQDAGMGHIPVISANLTGLESNPGFKLTLPLVNRAIMAMIYGDLFQRVVYRCRPYEQVPGSVDRLHRKWAAVAKQNIRKGNLVEFKKTIQKIVREFDQIPLIEKQKPRVGIVGEILVKYHPTANNNIIKVLEEEGAEVVVPDILDFFLYCAYNSVYKHNASIGSSKKSKTNSNRFIGLIEWYRKAMKNALLKSERFRAPSEITHKASLAQKLIDLGNQGGEGWFLTGEMVELIEDGIENIVLVQPFACLPNHVMGKGMMKPIREEYPYANIAAIDYDPGASEVNQLNRIKLMLAVANKNIKKKNDKKVKEAKV; the protein is encoded by the coding sequence ATGTCAAAAAACTCATATTTCAACATGGGCTTGGATGTTGGTTCAACCACCGTCAAGCTGGTGATACTGGATAAGGGAAAAATCATCTATAGTACGTACAAGCGCCATTTATCCAATATAAAATCAACGATCAAAGACATCATAGAGGAAGCCCATGATCAAGTGGGGGACATTTCCATTAAAGCATCCATCACTGGATCTGGAGGATTGTCCGTGTCCAAGTGGTTGGGGGTCAAATTTGTCCAGGAAGTCATTGCGTCCACCTTGGCGGTGGAAACCACCATACCGGACACGGATGTGGTCATCGAACTGGGTGGAGAAGATGCCAAGATCACTTTCTTCGGGACGTCCATCGAACAGCGGATGAACGGCACATGTGCCGGCGGAACCGGAGCGTTTATCGACCAGATGGCGTCCTTGCTGGAATGCGACGCGGCAGGTTTGAATACGCTGGCCAAGGATTATGGAGTACTCTATCCCATCGCATCCCGATGCGGCGTCTTTGCGAAAACCGATGTGCAACCATTGCTCAATGAAGGGGCAAAAAAAGAAGACATTGCTGCATCGGTATTTCAAGCGGTGGTGAATCAGACCATCAGCGGTTTGGCCTGCGGGAAACCCATCAAGGGGAACATTGCTTTTCTTGGAGGACCATTGTATTTTTTGTCGGAACTACGACAACGGTTTATTGAAACACTGGACTTGTCGGAGGATCAAATTCGATTTCCGGACAACTCTCAACTGTTTGTAGCATTGGGTGCTGCTTATGATTCTGAAGAGAATACGGAGATCGTATCTTTTGAGGGGTTGTTGGAAAAGACCCGTCAAATGGGAGATCTGCAACTAAAAGAAGTTCATCGAATGCCTCCGTTGTTTGCCGATGACTTGGAACTGGAAGAATTCCGGGCAAGACATCGAAAGGAACAAGTGAAAAGGCAGGAGTTGTCCTCCTATCAGGGCAAAGCTTTTTTGGGAATCGACGCCGGATCCACCACATCAAAAGCGGCACTGATCGGTGAAGATGGACAGATCTTGTATACTTATTACAGCGGAAACCAGGGAAGCCCCTTGAATCAGGCAAGGACCATCCTTGCGGAAGTATACGATCTACTTCCAGTGGACGTGCAGATCGTACATAGCGCAGTGACGGGATACGGTGAAGCGTTGATCAAGTCGGCTCTCAAGTTGGATGTTGGAGAAATTGAAACGATGGCCCATTACAAGGGGGCCAAATACTTCCAGCCTGAAGTGGACTTTATTCTGGACATTGGTGGCCAGGACATGAAGTGCATGAAGATCGTGGATGGTGTCATCGACAACATAGTATTGAATGAAGCATGTTCTTCCGGATGCGGTTCCTTTTTAGAAACTTTTGCCAAATCGTTGGGTATGAATGTAGAGGAATTTGCGGAAGCAGCTCTGACGGCAGCCCAACCCGTAGATTTGGGGACCCGTTGTACGGTCTTCATGAATTCCAGGGTCAAACAAGCCCAAAAGGAAGGGGCTACGGTTGGGGAAATATCCGCTGGTCTGTCCTATTCCGTCATCAAGAATGCATTGCAGAAGGTCATTAAAATTCGAAACGTGGATGAACTTGGCGATAAAATCGTTGTTCAGGGTGGAACGTTCTATAGTGACGCCGTGTTGCGAGCCATGGAACTGGTATCGGAAAGGACTGTCATTCGACCGGACATATCTGGGATCATGGGAGCTTTCGGTGCAGCCCTCATAGCCATGGAGCGCTATGAAGGCACTGGGGTCAGCACCATGCTCTCTGCAGAAGAGTTGAAAGATTTCACGGTGGATATCAGCTTTGGTCGATGCAAACGCTGCACCAACAATTGCCTGTTGACCATCAACAAGTTTCAAGACGGGCATCGGTTCATATCTGGAAATCGATGCGAAAAAGGTTTGGGGATCATCGGAGAAAGCAAAAAAATCACATTGCCGGACATGTACGAGTATAAAATCAACAAGCTTTCCTCCTACGACAAGCTGCCTCCATTGGAAAACGCCGTAGGCACCGTGGGGATCCCAAGGGCCTTGAACATGTATGAAAACTTCCCGTTTTGGGTCACATTTTTCCGCAGCTTGGGGTACAATGTTAAAGCTTCTCCTCACAGTTCCAAGGAAATTTTTGAGATGGGTATGGATACCATCCCATCTGAGTCTGTCTGTTATCCGGCGAAGCTGGTCCACGGACATATTGCCAGCTTGTTAAAAGATGATTTGGACATGGTGTTTTACCCCTGCATCCCTTATGAAGAAAAGGAGTTTGAAGGCGCAGACAACTCCTACAGCTGTCCCATCGTCACCTCCTATCCGGAGACCATCAAACACAACATGGACGCCATCAAAACGTCCAAGAGCGAATATGTGAATTTTTTCGTCACACTGGAGAATAAAGAACAAGCGAACAAGAAATTGATCCGGGAATTTGTGGGAAGAGGTTTTACGGAAGAGTTGGTGACCAAGGCATGTAAACAGGCCTGGGAAGAAAGGGAGAATTTCAGAAAAGACATACAGAAAAAAGGCGAAGAAACGCTGGAATTTATCAAAGAACATCAACTGAAGGGTATCGTCCTGGCCGGCAGACCCTACCATGTCGATCCGGAGATCCATCATGGGATCCCCGATCTCATCAAGGACCTGGGCATGGCCGTACTGACGGAGGATTCCGTTTCTCACTTGGGCGTTATAAAAGACTCTCTTCGGGTCCTGGACCAATGGAAATACCATACCCGTTTGTATGCAGCAGCAGAATTTGCCTCCCGTAACGAAAATTTGGAATTTGTCCAGCTGACATCTTTCGGGTGCGGCATCGATGCAGTGACCAGCGATCAGGCACAAGAGCTGCTCAAAGAAAAAGGCCGCATCTATACGTTGGTGAAGATCGACGAAGGAAACAACCTGGGAGCCATTCGGATCCGTTTGCGGTCCCTGAAAGCTGCCATGGACGATCGATTCAACAATAACTACGTGTTGAAGGAACAACCGAGAGTGATCCAATATCCGGAATTCACGAAACAAATGCGAAAAGACCATGTGATCCTGATCCCGCAAATGTCTCCTATACACTTCGAGTTTATCGAAGATGCCATGGGCAAGTCGGGATATCGAGTGGAGGTTTTGCCTGAGGTGGATAATCGTGCCATCGACGAAGGACTGAAATCCGTCAACAACGACGCCTGTTATCCCACAATTTTGGTTGTGGGACAAATGATGAATGCGCTGAAATCCGGGAAATACGATTTGAACAACGTATCTTTGGTCATGAGCCAGACGGGAGGTCCCTGCCGTGCGTCCAATTATGTAGGGATCTTGAGAAAAGCCCTGCAGGACGCAGGCATGGGTCATATCCCAGTCATCAGTGCCAACCTTACCGGTTTGGAGTCCAATCCCGGGTTTAAGCTGACACTGCCTTTGGTCAATCGAGCCATTATGGCCATGATCTATGGTGATTTGTTCCAACGGGTGGTTTATCGATGCCGGCCCTACGAGCAGGTTCCAGGGTCGGTGGACCGGTTGCACCGGAAATGGGCGGCTGTTGCAAAGCAAAACATCCGAAAGGGAAATTTGGTGGAATTTAAAAAAACGATCCAAAAGATCGTTCGAGAGTTCGACCAGATTCCCTTGATCGAAAAACAGAAGCCGAGAGTGGGGATCGTTGGGGAGATCCTGGTCAAATATCATCCCACTGCCAACAACAACATCATCAAAGTATTGGAGGAAGAAGGAGCAGAAGTCGTTGTTCCGGATATTTTGGACTTTTTCCTCTATTGTGCTTACAATAGCGTGTACAAACACAACGCCAGCATCGGATCCAGCAAAAAATCCAAGACCAACAGCAATCGCTTCATCGGTCTCATAGAATGGTACCGAAAGGCCATGAAAAATGCCTTGTTGAAAAGCGAACGATTCCGAGCACCTAGCGAGATCACCCACAAGGCGTCCTTGGCGCAAAAACTTATCGATCTGGGGAACCAGGGCGGAGAAGGATGGTTCCTGACTGGAGAAATGGTGGAGCTGATCGAGGACGGGATAGAAAACATCGTTTTGGTGCAACCATTTGCCTGCTTGCCCAATCATGTCATGGGAAAAGGGATGATGAAGCCCATTCGGGAAGAATATCCTTACGCAAACATTGCAGCCATCGATTATGACCCGGGTGCCAGTGAAGTAAATCAATTGAATCGAATCAAATTGATGCTGGCCGTTGCCAACAAAAACATTAAAAAGAAAAACGATAAAAAGGTTAAAGAAGCAAAAGTGTAA
- a CDS encoding sugar-binding transcriptional regulator, with protein MEYRYDLRLIVRCVKMHYEENLKQNEIADRLGISKATVSRIINYAKEVGIVEYKINTPYPEEILWLEKELEKKYRLMEVIIADVESDDEWEIKRAIAREAAKYLNRILKPGMLVGVSSGTTLAEIPRYIENNKINDYTFVPMVGGNGQYIPKIQTNNIALNFARVFKADAKILHAPAMVERIENKRMLVEDPGIKNVLSLTEKLDVALMGIGSSSLQSTVKMIAEFLNHEELAQIQDKGAVADVCNIFVDKDGNGEGFESNDRVIGVTLENIKKTPIRVGVAGHMSKMDAICGVVKTKIINVLITDIGVAKALVERG; from the coding sequence ATGGAATATCGTTATGATTTGCGGTTGATCGTCCGTTGTGTGAAAATGCATTACGAGGAAAATCTTAAGCAAAACGAAATTGCAGATCGACTGGGCATTTCAAAAGCAACGGTATCTCGCATCATCAACTATGCAAAGGAAGTTGGCATCGTTGAATATAAAATCAACACCCCCTATCCGGAAGAGATCCTTTGGCTGGAAAAGGAACTGGAAAAAAAATACCGACTCATGGAAGTCATCATCGCCGATGTGGAATCGGACGATGAATGGGAAATAAAGCGGGCCATAGCACGAGAAGCCGCCAAGTATTTGAATCGAATCTTGAAACCGGGAATGCTGGTGGGTGTTTCTAGCGGTACTACCTTGGCAGAGATCCCCCGATACATCGAAAACAACAAGATCAACGACTACACATTTGTTCCCATGGTTGGGGGAAATGGACAATACATCCCCAAGATCCAAACAAACAACATCGCTCTAAATTTTGCCCGGGTTTTCAAGGCGGATGCAAAAATACTTCATGCACCGGCGATGGTGGAACGTATTGAGAACAAGCGCATGCTGGTGGAAGATCCAGGGATCAAAAATGTGTTGTCCTTAACAGAGAAACTGGATGTGGCCTTGATGGGGATCGGTAGTTCTTCTCTGCAGTCTACAGTAAAAATGATCGCAGAATTTTTGAATCACGAAGAACTCGCCCAGATCCAGGATAAGGGAGCCGTTGCCGACGTTTGCAACATCTTTGTGGATAAAGATGGAAATGGTGAGGGATTCGAGTCCAATGACCGGGTCATCGGCGTAACGCTGGAAAACATCAAAAAGACCCCGATCCGCGTAGGAGTCGCCGGACACATGAGCAAAATGGACGCGATCTGCGGTGTCGTTAAAACTAAAATAATAAACGTTTTGATAACCGATATAGGAGTAGCCAAAGCACTGGTAGAAAGAGGGTAG